A DNA window from Dama dama isolate Ldn47 chromosome 19, ASM3311817v1, whole genome shotgun sequence contains the following coding sequences:
- the LOC133073651 gene encoding keratin-associated protein 10-8-like, with translation MATSALSVCSSDLSYGSRVCLPGSYDSCTGSSWQVDDCPESCCEPPCCAPSCCTPAPRLTLLCAPVSCESSPCCQPACSSSCLASCCQTSSCQSSCCTSSPCPQACCEPICCRPVCCRPVCCTPVCCTPVCCRPVCCESSPCSASLCCQPNPCSSVSCRPSSSVSLLCRPVCRPACCVPASSCQPSCCRPASCVSLLCRPACSRPACCIPTLAPEPCC, from the coding sequence atgGCCACTTCCGCCTTGTCCGTCTGCTCTAGTGACCTGAGCTACGGGAGCCGGGTCTGCTTGCCCGGGTCCTATGACTCCTGCACCGGTTCCTCCTGGCAGGTGGACGACTGTCCAGAGAGCTGCTGCGAGCCCCCCTGCTGTGCCCCCAGCTGCTGCACCCCGGCCCCCCGCCTGACCCTCCTCTGCGCCCCAGTGAGCTGCGAGTCCAGCCCCTGCTGCCAGCCAGCCTGCAGCAGCTCCTGCCTGGCCTCATGCTGCCAGACATCTAGCTGCCAGTCCTCCTGCTgcacctcctccccctgcccgcaGGCCTGCTGTGAACCCATCTGCTGCAGGCCCGTCTGCTGCAGGCCAGTTTGCTGCACGCCTGTCTGTTGCACGCCTGTCTGCTGCAGGCCCGTGTGCTGTGAGTCCTCCCCTTGCTCAGCCTCCTTGTGCTGCCAGCCCAACCCCTGCTCCTCGGTCAGTTGCAGACCCTCCTCCTCCGTGTCCCTGCTCTGCCGTCCTGTGTGCCGCCCCGCCTGCTGCGTGCCCGCCTCCTCctgccagcccagctgctgccgCCCGGCCTCCTGCGTGTCCCTGCTCTGCCGGCCCGCATGCTCCCGCCCTGCTTGCTGCATCCCAACCTTGGCCCCGGAGCCCTGTTGCTGA